The Cellulophaga sp. RHA19 genome includes the window GTATAGATTTAGAAGCCGGGGAAACCACTACCGCACACACCATAGACAAGTCTAAAGACTGGCTTGGTAAAACAATACTTATTACTACTACTGGCAAAGATTTTACAGGTATTATAACCAACGTATCTCTTAATCAAAACAACGGCAATCACGGGCAAATTATCCTATCTGGCTACTCCTCTACTATTGTTTTAGAAGATAGTGAGGTTATGCAATCTTGGTTAAACAAGTCCTTAGCAGACATTATAAAAGTGGTGACTAAAAACCCTAAATTAACTACAGAAATTGCACCAGAAAATACCGCTACACTAGACTATGAGTCGCAATACCTAGAAACCAACTTTAAGTTTATACAGCGTATTGCTAAACAACATAACGAGTGGTTGTTTTATGATGGAGACACCTTATTTTTTGGAAAACCATCACAAACAGACCCTATTACTATAGAATACGGTAAAGATTTAACCGAAATGAATATTGGCATACAAGCACAGGCTCGTAAAGCACAAGCTTTTTCGTTTAACTCACAAGACGTACAACAACACAACAGCCAAACTCCAGATAGTCCTACTGGTTTAAATGAATTAGGACAACACGCCTTTAACACTAGTTTAGAGCTCTTTTCTACTGGTGGTAATGGGTACACCATTCCTAGAATTAAAAACAAGTCTGAGATAGACAACTATTTAAAAAAGAAACAACAAAGTGCGGCGGCTAACTCTAACTACATATCTGGCAAGTCTACTAAAAAAGGATTAGCTGTAGGGAGTATTATAGACATAGAAACAGCTATACTTAGCGGTGTTGCTAGTTATGCCACTAAAAAGCACGGTAAATATATTATTACAGAAATTACACACTACGCTAAAGAAGCTAACTATTACACCAATAGTTTTGTGGCGTTACCTGTAGATATTAAAAGCCTACCTGAACCTAAAGTAACATTGCCAGTTGCGCAAACACAAATGGCAACGGTACTAAGCAACCAAGACCCTAAAAACAAAGGAAGAGTACAAGTAAAAATGAATTGGCAATCTGGTGAAATGAAAACGGCATGGATACGTGTTATGACGCCTGATGCAGGTAGCAGCAGTAACGTAGCTACCAACAGAGGTTTTGTGTTTATACCAGAAGAAGGTGACCAGGTTTTACTTGGTTTTAGATACAACGACCCTAACAGACCTTTTGTACTAGGTAGCCTTTTTAACGGGCAAACAGGAGCCGGAGGAAAACCTACAAACACCCATAAAAGCATTATAACACGTAGTGGGCACACACTAGAGTTTAATGACAAAGTAAACGCAGAAAGCATAACAATAACAGATAAAAAAGGCAATCATTTTATTATTGACACGGCTAATGAAACCATAACAATAAATGCCCTTAAAGACATTAATATTAATGCAGGTGAAAACTTAAATATTACTGCAGGAAAAAATATTACTGTTAATGCTGGTGAAAATATTGATGAAAATGCAGGGAAAAATATAACTACCGTAGCTGGTACTAATATTAGTCAGATTGCAGGGGCTGATTTCACTAAGAAAAGCACCAATATGAGTGAAGATATTGATGAAAATATGAATGTTTCCGCTAAGCTCTCCCAAGATATTGTTGGTCAATTAGATTTAGCTAGCACAGTTGAAAATCTAAATTTTAATAGCGCAAAAGAAGTTAAGAGCAATACTAAAGAACAATCTAACTTTCAATAGTATGGGATCTATTATAGTAAAAGCAAAAAACCTGCAAAAAGTTGTAGAAGAAAACTACATAACCAAAGTTGGCAATAAACTAACTAAAACAGCAGAAGAGGTTAGCATATACACTACAGAAGGTAGTATAAATATGTATTCTAATACTTCTATTGATATAAAAGGGGAAGAAGGGACAACTTTAGGGGAGTATGTAGGACCTCCTGAAAGCAGTTTAACTCAACATCCCGATATTGAAAAAGTTGAATTTATAGATGTAAAAAATAATACTGTATTAAATCAATCTGCTATAAATGGAATTGAAGGCGGAGATGCAACTCAATTTTTATATGGTAATAAACTTAAAATAAGAATAACATTTACAGAAGAACCTGAAAA containing:
- a CDS encoding type VI secretion system Vgr family protein yields the protein MTPENKQISINGKFISGYKHITIAQKINDHHSFEVGIDLEAGETTTAHTIDKSKDWLGKTILITTTGKDFTGIITNVSLNQNNGNHGQIILSGYSSTIVLEDSEVMQSWLNKSLADIIKVVTKNPKLTTEIAPENTATLDYESQYLETNFKFIQRIAKQHNEWLFYDGDTLFFGKPSQTDPITIEYGKDLTEMNIGIQAQARKAQAFSFNSQDVQQHNSQTPDSPTGLNELGQHAFNTSLELFSTGGNGYTIPRIKNKSEIDNYLKKKQQSAAANSNYISGKSTKKGLAVGSIIDIETAILSGVASYATKKHGKYIITEITHYAKEANYYTNSFVALPVDIKSLPEPKVTLPVAQTQMATVLSNQDPKNKGRVQVKMNWQSGEMKTAWIRVMTPDAGSSSNVATNRGFVFIPEEGDQVLLGFRYNDPNRPFVLGSLFNGQTGAGGKPTNTHKSIITRSGHTLEFNDKVNAESITITDKKGNHFIIDTANETITINALKDININAGENLNITAGKNITVNAGENIDENAGKNITTVAGTNISQIAGADFTKKSTNMSEDIDENMNVSAKLSQDIVGQLDLASTVENLNFNSAKEVKSNTKEQSNFQ